A DNA window from Iodobacter ciconiae contains the following coding sequences:
- a CDS encoding substrate-binding periplasmic protein → MLRCRLLFALLFCPLSLLQAAELKVLVLDGDAMPWAEVRNNQLVAGLYFDLGQALAAQMGRKARFVLLPRKRLVHSIESGGSDVLCNYLPAWLPGKFDWSTPFIPNAELLISDQRASKPASLDGFANVRIGTVLGYVYAELDRVLGERFLRDDAPSMRNNLRKMMVGRVQHMVTNQFELEYLQRQGLFKMPLHPFTILRSFKGQCAVSRSGQVRVAEVDRAIAALQAQYTLRKILERYR, encoded by the coding sequence ATGCTCCGCTGCCGCTTACTTTTTGCCCTGTTATTTTGCCCCCTTTCTTTGCTGCAAGCAGCCGAATTAAAAGTGCTGGTTTTAGATGGCGATGCCATGCCCTGGGCCGAGGTGAGGAATAATCAGCTGGTTGCCGGTTTGTATTTTGATCTTGGGCAGGCACTGGCTGCACAAATGGGGCGCAAAGCCCGCTTTGTGCTTTTACCTCGTAAGCGTCTGGTGCACTCTATAGAAAGTGGTGGCTCCGATGTCTTGTGCAATTATCTGCCTGCCTGGCTGCCAGGCAAATTTGATTGGAGCACGCCGTTTATTCCGAATGCAGAGTTATTGATTAGTGACCAGAGAGCCAGCAAGCCAGCTTCGCTGGATGGTTTTGCCAATGTTCGTATTGGTACGGTTTTAGGTTATGTTTATGCCGAGCTTGACCGGGTATTGGGAGAACGCTTTTTGCGTGATGATGCGCCAAGTATGCGCAATAATTTGCGCAAAATGATGGTTGGGCGGGTGCAGCATATGGTGACTAATCAGTTTGAGCTGGAGTATTTGCAAAGGCAGGGGCTGTTTAAAATGCCTTTACATCCCTTTACGATACTGCGAAGCTTTAAAGGGCAGTGTGCGGTTTCGCGTTCGGGGCAGGTGAGGGTTGCTGAAGTGGATCGGGCAATTGCCGCGTTGCAGGCTCAGTATACTTTGCGAAAAATACTGGAGCGCTATCGCTAG
- a CDS encoding glycoside hydrolase family 19 protein, translating to MKVKNRITALLAAMLMSASLMAADWSASNSYAAGVTTSYKGQSWRAKWWTQGNVPGAEQWGPWELVSDATPVPTAAPSPVPTQVPTPAPPPAPTAPSTPAPTAAPVPGAIACKAAWVSSSSYAGGSVVSYANRNYTAKWWANAAEEPGKSATWADNDACSGTSTGGTTPPPTDSAPTLGQALARETELTNNDFFRKVKASVRTASNAIVDAVAPGKSDNPLNVKRVEALVPEQKFQYYFSVRHPSYTYQRFLQAIAKFPGICDDYSDGRNADQICRRSLATMFAHFAQETGGHSVTQYGIDEWRQALVHVREMGCTETGTGCGYNTECTDPVFNGVWTCGKNADGSFKKYFGRGAKQLSYNYNYGPFSQVMFSGDQTKLLNDPDQVAESWLNMASATFFFVYPQPPKPSMLHVIDGSWVPNDQDKARGLGNDFPTTIQIINAECQDATLKPAAKNRIDYYTEFARDLGWDIKQESMICTSMQRFEKGSSAAYPIFWEKTWNAGQDNQCQLVDYQTPYNALIEGNYVKCVEKNWNIKLK from the coding sequence ATGAAAGTAAAAAACCGAATCACGGCTTTGCTGGCCGCGATGTTGATGAGTGCTTCCCTGATGGCCGCAGACTGGAGTGCCAGCAACTCCTATGCAGCAGGCGTAACCACAAGCTACAAAGGCCAGAGCTGGAGAGCAAAATGGTGGACTCAGGGCAATGTGCCAGGGGCAGAGCAATGGGGCCCCTGGGAATTAGTGAGTGACGCAACGCCTGTGCCTACTGCCGCACCAAGCCCCGTTCCAACTCAAGTGCCAACACCCGCCCCACCCCCCGCACCAACAGCCCCCTCAACGCCTGCTCCTACTGCCGCACCAGTTCCAGGAGCAATTGCCTGCAAAGCCGCATGGGTATCGAGCAGCAGCTATGCCGGTGGCAGTGTAGTGAGCTATGCAAACCGTAACTACACCGCCAAATGGTGGGCAAATGCCGCCGAAGAACCAGGCAAAAGTGCAACCTGGGCCGATAACGATGCCTGCAGCGGCACAAGCACAGGCGGCACAACGCCGCCTCCTACAGATAGCGCCCCAACCCTCGGCCAGGCTCTGGCACGTGAAACCGAGCTAACCAATAACGATTTTTTCCGTAAAGTAAAAGCATCGGTACGCACAGCCAGCAATGCCATTGTGGATGCCGTTGCTCCCGGCAAAAGCGATAACCCGCTAAATGTAAAGCGGGTTGAGGCGCTCGTGCCCGAGCAAAAGTTTCAATACTATTTCTCGGTGCGTCACCCAAGCTACACCTATCAGCGCTTCTTGCAAGCCATCGCCAAATTCCCGGGAATTTGTGATGACTACAGCGATGGCCGCAATGCAGACCAGATCTGCCGCCGCTCGCTGGCAACGATGTTTGCGCACTTTGCCCAGGAAACCGGTGGCCACAGCGTCACCCAGTATGGCATTGATGAATGGCGTCAGGCGCTGGTGCATGTCCGCGAAATGGGCTGCACCGAAACCGGCACAGGCTGCGGCTACAACACCGAATGCACCGATCCGGTCTTTAACGGCGTATGGACCTGCGGCAAAAACGCTGACGGCAGCTTTAAAAAATACTTTGGCCGTGGCGCCAAGCAGCTTTCTTACAACTACAATTACGGCCCGTTCTCGCAAGTGATGTTTAGTGGAGATCAAACCAAGCTTTTAAATGACCCTGATCAGGTTGCTGAAAGCTGGTTAAATATGGCTTCCGCCACATTCTTCTTTGTGTATCCACAGCCCCCAAAACCATCAATGCTGCACGTGATTGATGGCAGCTGGGTGCCAAATGATCAGGATAAGGCACGAGGCCTTGGCAATGATTTCCCAACCACCATTCAAATTATTAACGCCGAATGCCAGGATGCCACCCTCAAACCCGCAGCTAAAAACCGCATCGACTACTACACCGAGTTTGCGCGTGATTTAGGCTGGGATATCAAGCAAGAATCAATGATCTGCACCAGTATGCAGCGCTTCGAAAAAGGCAGCTCCGCCGCCTACCCTATTTTCTGGGAAAAAACCTGGAATGCGGGGCAGGATAATCAGTGCCAGCTGGTCGATTACCAAACACCATATAACGCACTGATCGAAGGAAATTATGTAAAGTGCGTGGAAAAAAACTGGAATATAAAACTGAAATAA
- a CDS encoding adenosylcobalamin-dependent ribonucleoside-diphosphate reductase: MAPQEISLDVLLEKYAKGEEASIADVQARVASALASVEQPDFKAYFQEKFLWAQQNGFVPAGRINSAAGMDLRATLINCFVQPVGDSVSGSTDGKPSIYTALSDAAETMRRGGGVGYDFSTIRPKDSLVRGTRSRASGPVSFMQVFNASCSTVESAGARRGAQMGVLRGDHPDILEFIRSKDQGGLTNFNISIGVTDEFMEAVNNDKDFCLVHKAEPCEEKVTAGAYQREDGLWVHQTIRARELWEEVMKSTYDHAEPGILFLSRMNADNNLYYCETIEATNPCAEQPLPDYGCCCLGSINLTRFVKSPFSCDVNFDFEGFQEVVSIAIRMLDNVLEATAWPLPQQKAEAMSKRRIGLGYLGLGSTLVMMGLRYDSDAGRALAKKISEVMRDASYLASVDLAKEKGTFTLFDSDKYLAGNFAKRLPKAIRAAIAKHGLRNSHLLSIAPTGTITLAFADNASNGIEPAFSWVYNRKKRMQDGTTQTYEVADHAWRLYRHMGHDVSDDSKLPEPFVTALNMSASDHMKMLEVVQPFVDSAISKTVNVPADYPYSDFQNLYMDAWRAGLKGLATYRPNSILGSVLSVASEAPAVVETVVPDDDLLRKQFDRRPLGDLESVTSKVQYMTYEGKKIVYLTVSFIHISGMVGGELVTIERPFEFFMPAGQKSEDQQWITASMRLLSMAARSGGSIAKALADLREVVWDKGPVRCGMITKDDGSQAPLFHDSEVAAIAYSLQRTLMKRGFLDASGNQVPTPVLAGRFKQKYQDHAMDDLSHSADNSPISYIATGKKCPECGAYALQKIDGCSRCVSCGYVGACG, translated from the coding sequence ATGGCTCCGCAAGAAATTTCTCTGGATGTATTACTGGAAAAGTATGCCAAGGGCGAAGAAGCCTCCATTGCCGATGTGCAGGCGCGCGTCGCCAGCGCTTTGGCCAGTGTAGAGCAGCCCGATTTTAAAGCTTACTTTCAAGAGAAATTTTTGTGGGCACAGCAAAATGGTTTTGTACCGGCTGGCCGCATCAACTCCGCAGCCGGAATGGATTTACGTGCCACGCTGATTAACTGCTTTGTGCAGCCCGTGGGCGATTCGGTTTCCGGCAGCACCGACGGTAAGCCAAGCATTTATACCGCACTCTCTGATGCAGCAGAAACCATGCGCCGTGGCGGCGGCGTAGGCTACGACTTCTCGACCATCCGTCCCAAAGATTCGCTGGTGCGCGGCACACGCTCACGCGCGTCCGGCCCGGTTTCATTCATGCAGGTGTTTAATGCATCATGCTCGACAGTAGAATCTGCCGGTGCACGGCGTGGCGCGCAGATGGGCGTATTGCGCGGAGACCACCCGGATATTCTGGAATTTATCCGCTCTAAAGATCAGGGCGGACTGACCAATTTTAATATCTCGATCGGTGTCACCGACGAATTTATGGAAGCGGTCAATAACGATAAAGACTTCTGCCTGGTACACAAAGCCGAGCCTTGCGAAGAGAAAGTTACCGCAGGAGCTTATCAGCGCGAAGACGGGCTGTGGGTACACCAGACCATCCGTGCCCGTGAGTTGTGGGAAGAAGTGATGAAATCCACTTACGATCACGCCGAGCCGGGCATCCTGTTTTTGTCCCGCATGAATGCAGATAATAATCTGTATTACTGCGAAACCATCGAAGCGACCAACCCTTGCGCCGAGCAACCTTTGCCCGATTACGGCTGCTGCTGCTTAGGCTCGATCAACCTTACCCGCTTTGTAAAATCACCGTTTTCCTGCGATGTGAATTTTGATTTTGAAGGCTTTCAGGAGGTGGTCAGCATCGCCATCCGCATGCTGGATAACGTACTGGAAGCCACCGCCTGGCCACTGCCACAGCAAAAAGCCGAGGCCATGTCCAAGCGCCGGATTGGCCTGGGCTATTTAGGCCTGGGCAGCACACTGGTGATGATGGGTCTGCGTTACGATTCTGATGCGGGCCGCGCTCTGGCAAAAAAAATCTCTGAAGTCATGCGCGATGCGTCTTACCTGGCATCAGTGGATTTAGCCAAAGAAAAAGGCACATTCACCCTGTTTGACAGTGATAAATATCTGGCAGGCAACTTCGCCAAACGCCTGCCAAAAGCAATTCGTGCGGCAATTGCCAAGCATGGTTTGCGCAACTCTCATCTGCTATCGATTGCCCCCACCGGTACCATTACACTGGCCTTTGCCGACAATGCCTCCAACGGAATCGAGCCAGCTTTCTCCTGGGTTTATAACCGCAAAAAACGCATGCAGGACGGCACCACGCAAACTTATGAAGTAGCCGATCACGCCTGGCGCCTGTATCGCCATATGGGGCACGATGTATCGGATGACAGCAAATTGCCTGAGCCCTTTGTCACTGCCCTGAATATGTCAGCCAGCGATCACATGAAGATGCTGGAAGTCGTGCAGCCCTTTGTAGATTCAGCCATTTCTAAAACCGTCAATGTGCCTGCCGATTATCCTTACAGCGACTTCCAGAATTTATATATGGATGCATGGCGCGCAGGGCTAAAAGGCCTGGCAACCTACCGCCCGAACAGCATTTTAGGCAGTGTGTTGTCGGTGGCCAGCGAAGCGCCGGCGGTTGTTGAAACCGTTGTGCCTGATGATGATTTACTACGTAAGCAATTTGACCGCCGCCCGCTCGGAGACTTGGAATCGGTTACTTCCAAAGTGCAGTACATGACTTACGAAGGCAAAAAAATTGTTTACCTCACCGTCAGCTTTATTCATATCAGCGGCATGGTCGGCGGCGAGTTAGTCACCATCGAGCGCCCCTTTGAATTCTTTATGCCAGCAGGTCAAAAGAGCGAAGATCAGCAGTGGATCACCGCCAGCATGCGGCTGTTATCCATGGCGGCCCGCTCCGGCGGCTCTATCGCCAAGGCTCTGGCTGATTTACGCGAGGTAGTCTGGGATAAAGGCCCGGTGCGCTGCGGCATGATCACCAAAGATGACGGCAGCCAGGCACCGCTATTTCATGACTCCGAAGTGGCTGCCATCGCCTACTCATTACAGCGCACACTCATGAAACGCGGCTTTTTGGATGCATCCGGCAATCAGGTGCCCACACCGGTACTGGCCGGGCGCTTTAAACAGAAGTATCAGGATCATGCTATGGATGATTTGAGCCACAGCGCAGATAACAGCCCGATCAGCTATATCGCCACCGGTAAAAAATGTCCAGAATGCGGCGCTTATGCCTTACAGAAAATAGACGGATGCAGCCGCTGCGTATCCTGCGGCTATGTAGGCGCTTGCGGTTAA